A stretch of Bacillus sp. BGMRC 2118 DNA encodes these proteins:
- a CDS encoding HAD-IIIA family hydrolase: MKAVFLDRDGTIGGNGGGIHPFEFSMYEFSAKSIRQLNELGIKVFLFTNQTRVGRGYFTEEELLKGFEMMKEELAKQAAFLDDIFYCPHKPEDHCECQKPNIGLLLKAKEKYNLNLSKCYVVGDTGSSDMIAANLAGTKKVLVKTGWGEYSLTTHRDKWKEVEPDHIAVDLVEAVKWIIKDLHRPAE; encoded by the coding sequence TGGAGGTAATGGTGGAGGCATACATCCATTTGAATTTTCAATGTACGAATTCTCTGCAAAATCCATTAGACAGCTAAATGAATTAGGAATAAAGGTATTCCTCTTTACAAATCAAACTAGAGTAGGCAGAGGTTATTTTACTGAAGAAGAACTATTAAAAGGTTTTGAGATGATGAAAGAGGAATTAGCAAAGCAAGCTGCCTTTTTGGATGATATATTCTATTGTCCTCATAAGCCTGAAGATCATTGTGAATGTCAAAAACCAAATATAGGTCTATTGTTAAAGGCAAAAGAAAAATACAATTTAAATCTTAGTAAGTGTTATGTTGTAGGCGATACTGGTAGTTCAGATATGATAGCAGCTAACCTTGCAGGAACAAAGAAAGTCCTAGTTAAAACGGGTTGGGGAGAGTATTCCCTTACTACACATCGCGATAAATGGAAAGAAGTTGAACCAGATCATATTGCAGTAGATTTAGTAGAAGCAGTTAAATGGATTATAAAAGACTTACATAGACCCGCAGAATAA